The nucleotide sequence TCAGCCAAGGTTGTCAAATCACCAAGTTCTTTCTCCTTCCCTCCAGCAATTTTTCGTAGAATGCGACGCATAATCTTACCTGACCTTGTCTTGGGCAGGGCATCTGCAAACTGCAGTTTATCTGGTTTGGCAATCGGGCCTATCTGGGTTTTTACCTGAAGAATAAGTTCTTCTTTCAGCTCCTTGCTCGGCTCAATCCCTGCATTTAAAGTAACAAAGGCATATATTCCCTGTCCCGTTACCTCATGTGGGAATCCAACCACCGCCGCCTCATCTACCTTTGGATGAAGAACCAAGGCACTTTCAATCTCTGCCGTACCCAATCTATGTCCTGATACATTGATGACATCATCTATTCTTCCAAGAAGCCAATAGTCGCCATCCTCATCCCTGCGTGCTCCATCTCCGGTAAAATAATTACCTTTGTATTGTGAAAAATAGGTCTCATAAAACCTTTTTGGGTCTCCATAGATACTGCGAGCCATTCCTGGCCAGGGTGATTTGATAATTAGTGCACCTTCCTCGTTCACAAAAGCCTCTTCACCATCTTTTTTGATGACAGCCGGTTTTACACCAAAGAAAGGTTTGCTGGCAGAACCAGGTTTAAGTATCATTGCCCCTGGTAGAGGAGTGATAAGAATGCCTCCTGTCTCTGTTTGCCACCAGGTATCGACAATTGGGCTGTTTTCTTTTCCAATGACTCGATAATACCAGAGCCATGCCTCAGGATTGATTGATTCTCCAACTGAACCTAAAAGACGAAGGCTGGAAAGGTCATGTTTATCTACCCATTCTTCGCCTTCTCTTGCCAGGGCACGAATAACAGTTGGGGCCGTTTTTAATATACTCCTTTCGTATTATTTAAACTGATAGGAATTTGCTTTTGGAATATTTCGACCTGTGCAATCAAAAAAATCAAACTGCCAACTTCAACTCCAAGTTAT is from Syntrophales bacterium and encodes:
- a CDS encoding AMP-binding protein; this encodes MLKTAPTVIRALAREGEEWVDKHDLSSLRLLGSVGESINPEAWLWYYRVIGKENSPIVDTWWQTETGGILITPLPGAMILKPGSASKPFFGVKPAVIKKDGEEAFVNEEGALIIKSPWPGMARSIYGDPKRFYETYFSQYKGNYFTGDGARRDEDGDYWLLGRIDDVINVSGHRLGTAEIESALVLHPKVDEAAVVGFPHEVTGQGIYAFVTLNAGIEPSKELKEELILQVKTQIGPIAKPDKLQFADALPKTRSGKIMRRILRKIAGGKEKELGDLTTLADPSVIESLIREKG